In a single window of the Melissococcus plutonius ATCC 35311 genome:
- the guaB gene encoding IMP dehydrogenase, with the protein MSNWETKFSKKGFTFDDVLLIPSESHVLPNDVNMQVQLSPTLNLNIPLISASMDTVTDSKMSIAMARQGGLGVIHKNMTIEQQAEEVRKVKRSESGVIIDPFFLTPEHLVSDAEQLMSNYRISGVPIVETMENRKLVGIITNRDMRFVTDYHLPIVHVMTKDHLVTAPIGTSLKDAEKILQKHKIEKLPIVDEKGCLSGLITIKDIEKVIEFPNAAKDNHGRLLVAAAVGITTDTFERVEALVNEEVDAIVIDTAHGHSIGVIHKIRKIRETFPKVTLIAGNIATAEGAEALYEAGADIVKVGIGPGSICTTRVVAGVGVPQLTAIYDVASVARKYNKALIADGGIKYSGDIVKALAAGGHAVMLGSMLAGTDESPGEFEIYQGRRFKTYRGMGSLGAMEKGSSDRYFQSEVSEAKKLVPEGIEGRVAYKGSVSDIVFQMIGGLRAGMGYVGAENLKQLREDAQFVQMSGNGLRESHPHDVQITKEAPNYSVEQ; encoded by the coding sequence ATGTCAAACTGGGAAACGAAATTTAGCAAAAAGGGATTTACTTTTGATGATGTTTTATTGATCCCTTCTGAAAGTCATGTGTTGCCAAATGATGTAAATATGCAGGTACAATTATCTCCGACTCTTAACTTAAATATCCCACTTATCAGTGCTAGCATGGATACAGTAACTGATAGCAAAATGTCGATTGCCATGGCTCGTCAGGGAGGGCTTGGAGTTATTCATAAAAATATGACCATTGAACAGCAGGCAGAAGAAGTCCGTAAGGTGAAGCGTTCGGAAAGTGGTGTAATTATTGATCCATTTTTCTTAACACCAGAGCACCTAGTTTCTGATGCTGAACAATTGATGAGCAACTATCGAATTAGTGGTGTCCCTATTGTAGAAACAATGGAAAATCGTAAATTAGTAGGAATTATTACAAATCGAGATATGCGATTTGTAACAGACTACCATTTACCAATTGTTCATGTTATGACAAAAGATCATCTTGTCACTGCTCCAATTGGGACTTCTTTAAAAGATGCAGAAAAAATTTTACAAAAACATAAAATTGAAAAATTGCCAATTGTTGATGAAAAAGGATGTCTAAGTGGGTTAATTACAATCAAGGATATTGAAAAAGTTATTGAGTTTCCAAATGCAGCAAAAGACAATCATGGACGTTTACTAGTTGCAGCGGCTGTGGGTATTACTACTGATACATTTGAACGTGTAGAAGCTCTAGTAAATGAAGAAGTTGATGCAATTGTAATTGATACGGCACATGGACATAGCATAGGTGTTATACATAAAATACGCAAAATTCGTGAAACTTTCCCAAAAGTAACATTAATTGCAGGGAATATCGCAACAGCTGAAGGCGCTGAAGCCTTATACGAAGCTGGAGCTGATATTGTTAAGGTTGGTATTGGACCAGGTTCTATCTGTACTACTCGAGTAGTTGCAGGTGTTGGGGTTCCTCAATTAACTGCAATTTATGATGTAGCATCTGTTGCTAGAAAATACAATAAGGCATTGATTGCAGATGGTGGCATTAAATATTCTGGTGATATTGTAAAAGCATTGGCAGCGGGTGGACATGCTGTAATGCTAGGCAGTATGTTAGCCGGAACAGATGAGTCGCCTGGTGAGTTTGAAATTTATCAGGGAAGACGCTTTAAAACCTATCGAGGCATGGGTTCATTAGGTGCCATGGAAAAAGGCTCAAGTGATCGTTACTTCCAAAGTGAAGTAAGTGAGGCTAAAAAGCTTGTCCCAGAAGGAATTGAGGGACGAGTTGCATATAAGGGAAGTGTATCAGATATTGTTTTTCAAATGATCGGTGGTTTAAGAGCTGGTATGGGCTATGTAGGCGCTGAGAATTTAAAACAATTACGTGAAGATGCACAATTTGTTCAAATGAGTGGAAATGGGTTAAGAGAATCCCATCCTCATGACGTACAAATTACTAAAGAAGCACCTAATTATTCTGTAGAACAATAA
- a CDS encoding DUF1129 domain-containing protein → METETAQEMHTENQELEKKLTKKNAQYIFDFKKSMQTANISEQEQVEILNEMFIILIEEQKTGRTARQLFGTVSERTEAILNKPKVQKPVNGWLLWADNSLLLLGMLAIMVFVMTFISKNNSQTLGILTLFVGSAVGGYVFYLLSKMQINRINGKATRYSGLKTGVITMFGMLAWIVIFVGSSLLPPVINPSLDPFVAVIIGGIALAGRYGLKKKYNIKGSFMTRPNQS, encoded by the coding sequence ATGGAAACAGAAACAGCACAAGAAATGCATACAGAAAATCAAGAATTAGAAAAAAAACTAACAAAGAAAAATGCACAATATATTTTTGATTTTAAAAAATCAATGCAAACGGCTAACATATCCGAACAAGAGCAGGTAGAGATTTTAAATGAAATGTTTATCATTTTGATTGAAGAACAAAAAACGGGTCGAACAGCTCGTCAACTATTTGGAACTGTTTCTGAGAGAACGGAGGCTATTCTTAATAAACCGAAAGTACAAAAACCAGTGAATGGCTGGTTATTATGGGCAGATAATTCACTATTATTACTTGGAATGTTGGCAATCATGGTATTTGTTATGACATTTATTTCAAAGAATAATTCGCAAACATTAGGAATATTGACATTATTTGTAGGTTCTGCTGTTGGTGGTTATGTTTTTTATCTATTGTCAAAAATGCAAATCAATCGTATAAATGGAAAGGCAACACGCTATAGTGGACTTAAAACAGGGGTTATAACTATGTTTGGTATGCTTGCATGGATTGTTATCTTTGTAGGCTCTTCGTTATTGCCACCAGTGATAAATCCAAGTTTAGATCCATTTGTAGCTGTTATTATTGGTGGAATTGCTTTAGCTGGTCGTTATGGATTAAAGAAAAAATATAATATCAAAGGTAGCTTCATGACAAGACCAAATCAATCATAA
- the ychF gene encoding redox-regulated ATPase YchF, with product MALTAGIVGLPNVGKSTLFNAITKAGVEAANYPFATIEPNVGIVEVPDDRLDQLTELFQPKKTVPATFEFTDIAGIVKGASQGEGLGNQFLSHIRQVDAICHVVRCFDDDNITHVEGKVDPLADIDTINLELILADLETITKRYTRISKVAKTKDKDALAELAVLDKIKPTLEAGHSVRTIEFTEEEQQIVKGLFLLTTKPILYVANVSEEEIANADNNHYVQQVRNFAADENAQVIVICAKSEEEIAELDDEDKAEFLDALGIKISGLDLLIRAAYDLLGLATYFTAGEPEVHAWTFKKGIKAPQAAGIIHSDFERGFIRAETVSFQDLSEYGNMQAAKEAGKVRLEGKDYIVQDGDVMLFRFNV from the coding sequence ATGGCATTAACAGCTGGAATCGTGGGATTACCCAATGTTGGAAAATCAACACTTTTTAATGCAATTACTAAAGCAGGTGTTGAGGCAGCAAATTATCCTTTTGCAACAATCGAACCAAATGTAGGGATTGTTGAAGTACCGGACGATCGCTTAGACCAATTAACTGAATTGTTTCAACCTAAAAAAACAGTCCCAGCAACATTTGAATTTACCGATATTGCAGGAATAGTTAAGGGAGCGAGTCAGGGAGAAGGACTAGGAAACCAATTTCTAAGTCATATTCGTCAGGTAGATGCTATTTGTCATGTTGTTCGTTGTTTTGATGATGACAATATTACCCATGTAGAAGGAAAAGTTGATCCATTAGCTGATATTGATACGATTAATTTAGAGTTAATTTTAGCGGATTTAGAAACAATTACTAAACGCTATACTCGCATATCAAAAGTTGCAAAAACAAAAGATAAAGATGCATTAGCCGAATTGGCTGTGTTGGATAAGATTAAACCAACACTAGAAGCAGGGCATTCTGTAAGAACTATTGAATTTACTGAGGAAGAACAACAAATCGTTAAGGGATTGTTTTTATTAACGACTAAGCCGATTTTATATGTTGCAAATGTTTCTGAGGAAGAGATTGCTAATGCAGACAATAACCATTATGTGCAACAAGTTCGTAATTTTGCTGCAGATGAAAATGCACAGGTGATTGTAATTTGTGCAAAGTCAGAGGAAGAAATAGCTGAATTGGATGATGAAGACAAAGCTGAATTCCTAGACGCGCTTGGAATAAAAATTTCTGGTCTAGACTTATTAATTCGGGCTGCCTACGACCTTTTAGGATTAGCGACTTATTTTACTGCAGGAGAACCTGAGGTCCATGCTTGGACGTTTAAAAAAGGAATAAAAGCACCACAAGCAGCAGGCATTATCCATTCAGATTTTGAAAGAGGCTTTATTCGAGCAGAAACTGTTTCATTCCAGGATTTAAGTGAATATGGTAATATGCAAGCAGCAAAAGAAGCTGGTAAAGTTCGATTGGAAGGTAAAGATTATATCGTACAAGATGGAGATGTTATGCTATTTCGTTTTAACGTATAA
- a CDS encoding DUF951 domain-containing protein translates to MYDLGDTVEMKKTHACQTNRWRIIRMGADIKIKCVNCNHIVMMARREFEKKMKKIIEKDNC, encoded by the coding sequence ATGTATGATTTAGGCGATACTGTAGAAATGAAAAAAACTCATGCTTGCCAAACAAACCGCTGGCGAATTATTCGAATGGGCGCAGATATCAAGATTAAATGTGTCAACTGTAATCATATTGTGATGATGGCCAGACGTGAATTTGAGAAAAAAATGAAAAAAATAATAGAAAAAGATAACTGTTAG
- a CDS encoding ParB/RepB/Spo0J family partition protein, whose translation MSKNKGLGRGIDALFQDFANLEEVDMQKEEVIEVPLNELRPNPYQPRKTFDETSLQELANSIQQSGVFQPIIIRKSTVKGYEIIAGERRFRASKLANKEKIPAIVRDFDEEAMMQVAVLENLQREDLNPMEEAEAYDMLMKNLKLTQIEVSTRLGKSRPYIANYLRLLTLPEQVKNMVQRETLSMGQARTLLGLKDKKQLLSLANRSVKENLTVRQLEQIVTSLNENQGKQSTKKNNKLIKEKPYYIRESEDHLMDKFGTTVEIQEKEGKGKIEIEYLSASDLARILDILDIHFDEE comes from the coding sequence GATTGATGCACTTTTTCAGGATTTTGCTAATTTGGAAGAAGTAGATATGCAAAAAGAAGAAGTCATTGAAGTACCCTTGAATGAATTGCGTCCCAACCCTTACCAACCAAGAAAAACATTTGATGAAACTTCCTTACAAGAATTAGCAAATTCGATTCAACAATCTGGTGTTTTTCAGCCAATTATTATTCGTAAGTCAACGGTAAAAGGTTATGAAATTATTGCTGGAGAACGCCGATTCAGAGCATCAAAATTAGCAAATAAAGAAAAAATTCCAGCAATTGTACGTGATTTTGATGAAGAGGCAATGATGCAGGTCGCTGTTTTAGAGAACTTGCAACGGGAAGATCTAAATCCAATGGAAGAGGCAGAAGCCTATGATATGTTAATGAAAAATTTAAAGTTAACACAGATAGAAGTGTCAACACGACTTGGGAAAAGTCGTCCCTATATTGCAAATTATTTGAGGCTGCTAACGTTGCCTGAACAAGTTAAGAATATGGTTCAAAGGGAAACACTTTCTATGGGACAAGCACGGACACTTTTAGGCTTAAAAGACAAGAAGCAGCTCCTTTCATTAGCCAATCGTTCTGTTAAGGAAAATTTAACTGTACGACAATTAGAACAAATCGTTACTTCATTAAATGAAAATCAAGGCAAACAATCAACCAAGAAAAACAATAAATTAATTAAAGAAAAACCTTATTATATCCGTGAAAGTGAAGATCATTTAATGGATAAATTTGGAACAACGGTTGAAATCCAGGAAAAAGAGGGAAAAGGGAAAATTGAAATCGAATATCTTTCGGCATCTGATTTAGCACGTATTCTAGATATTTTAGATATTCATTTTGATGAAGAATAG